A part of Azospirillum thermophilum genomic DNA contains:
- a CDS encoding tyrosine-type recombinase/integrase, whose translation MARVNLTQRFIDTVKPPEKDSTSYQDTTVRGLTLRVRSNGLKTWVMRYRWEGVEHMVTLTGDEKLLGARLWGQSIRTDVSRGNPPHLKVIKDQTINKTTIEHVASDTLAYLESQGRSKSYVDACRRYQTKYVHPAIGHIEVHKVRRLDVERLLRPLVSQPATHNRVLAWISLMLTQARKWEMLTDAQWISDIGRQKEQPREAYLTDAQLDRLIDALTDTTTDYCVSFLMLTGARPNEAFKARWEQFDLNDAVWRKPAANMKTKKAHTVPLAPEAVELLRSLKEKGRSNEWVFPSPHPGRVGHLTTIKNRWATLRKVADLGDANLYDLRHTFATRLLSQGASIKTVQSLTGHSTPQTLLKHYAHVVNDDQRAAVAGLMGKRVLKSLS comes from the coding sequence ATGGCTCGCGTCAATCTGACCCAGCGCTTCATTGACACCGTCAAGCCGCCGGAGAAGGACAGCACGTCCTACCAAGACACGACCGTGCGAGGTCTCACGCTGCGGGTGAGGTCGAACGGTCTCAAAACGTGGGTGATGCGGTATCGGTGGGAAGGCGTTGAGCACATGGTCACGCTGACCGGCGACGAGAAGCTTCTCGGCGCGCGCCTCTGGGGACAGTCCATCCGCACAGACGTTTCGCGTGGCAACCCTCCCCACCTCAAGGTGATCAAGGACCAGACAATCAATAAGACAACTATTGAGCATGTCGCGTCAGACACCCTCGCGTATCTGGAGAGCCAAGGCCGATCAAAGTCGTACGTGGATGCCTGCCGACGCTACCAGACCAAGTATGTGCATCCTGCCATCGGGCACATTGAAGTTCACAAGGTTCGGCGTCTCGACGTGGAACGATTGCTGCGCCCATTGGTGAGCCAACCGGCGACGCACAATCGCGTCCTCGCGTGGATCTCCCTCATGCTGACGCAAGCGCGTAAATGGGAGATGCTGACCGATGCGCAGTGGATCAGTGACATCGGCCGTCAGAAGGAACAACCGCGGGAAGCATACCTGACGGACGCGCAGCTTGACCGACTTATCGACGCACTGACCGACACGACAACTGACTATTGTGTTTCCTTCCTGATGCTGACCGGCGCGCGACCAAACGAGGCGTTCAAAGCGCGCTGGGAACAATTCGACCTTAACGATGCGGTGTGGCGCAAGCCAGCCGCCAACATGAAGACGAAAAAGGCGCACACCGTCCCCCTCGCGCCCGAAGCAGTGGAACTGCTGCGGTCGCTTAAGGAGAAAGGGCGGTCAAACGAATGGGTGTTCCCCTCCCCTCATCCCGGTCGTGTCGGACACCTCACCACCATCAAGAACCGCTGGGCCACGTTGCGGAAGGTCGCTGATCTTGGTGACGCGAACCTTTACGACCTTCGCCACACCTTTGCCACGCGGCTGCTGTCTCAGGGGGCATCAATCAAGACGGTTCAGAGTTTGACCGGTCACAGCACCCCGCAAACGCTGCTGAAGCACTACGCTCACGTCGTAAACGATGACCAGCGCGCTGCTGTTGCTGGGTTGATGGGAAAGCGGGTTCTCAAAAGCCTTTCCTGA
- a CDS encoding MarR family transcriptional regulator, protein MPDESRQQVLSSIGILLQETARAWRLKLDQRLRPLGLSQAKWRALVLTDRAGDGVTQKELAELMGIEGPTLVRLLDRLEEDGWLERRVCPQDRRSRRIHLSAQARDMLARIEAVAAELRVELLGGLAEDDLRTLDRLLRDIRRRVGDAR, encoded by the coding sequence ATGCCAGACGAGTCCCGTCAGCAGGTCCTCTCCTCCATCGGTATCCTGTTGCAGGAGACGGCGCGGGCGTGGCGGCTGAAGCTCGACCAGCGGCTGCGGCCGCTCGGGCTCAGCCAGGCGAAGTGGCGGGCGCTCGTGCTGACCGACCGGGCCGGCGATGGCGTCACCCAGAAGGAACTGGCCGAGTTGATGGGGATCGAGGGGCCGACCCTGGTCCGCCTGCTCGACCGGCTGGAGGAGGATGGCTGGCTGGAACGCCGGGTCTGCCCGCAGGATCGGCGCAGCCGCCGCATCCACCTTTCCGCCCAGGCCAGGGACATGCTGGCGCGGATCGAGGCGGTGGCGGCCGAGCTTCGCGTGGAGCTGCTCGGCGGGCTGGCCGAGGACGACCTGCGGACGCTGGACCGGCTGCTGCGGGACATCCGCCGCCGCGTCGGCGACGCGCGATAG
- a CDS encoding MFS transporter, which yields MSSTDQSVPAVTVRARWLATASAMLGTFSVVLAATILNVALPQLMTVFAVDRQTIQWLVTGFLAAMTTAMLLSAWSVERFGIRATFVAAMLVFSAGSLLGAASPGVAWLIVARILQGAAAGIVQPLGMMVIFRVFHPAERGKGFGIYGLGVILAPSIAPVLGGLLVDLFSWRATFLVALPVCLVAVPWRSSICRAAATGCRHAASTLPGCCCWRERWPSCSGPCRAACRSAGTSRWCAAASPPGAPG from the coding sequence ATGAGTTCCACCGACCAATCCGTCCCCGCGGTCACCGTCCGGGCGCGCTGGCTGGCGACCGCGTCGGCGATGCTCGGCACCTTCTCCGTCGTGCTGGCGGCGACCATCCTCAACGTCGCCCTGCCGCAGCTGATGACCGTCTTCGCGGTGGACCGCCAGACGATCCAATGGCTGGTGACCGGCTTCCTCGCCGCGATGACCACCGCCATGCTGCTGAGCGCCTGGAGCGTCGAGCGCTTCGGCATCCGGGCGACCTTCGTGGCCGCCATGCTGGTCTTCAGCGCCGGCTCGCTGCTCGGCGCCGCCAGTCCGGGCGTCGCCTGGCTGATCGTCGCGCGCATCCTGCAGGGGGCGGCGGCCGGCATCGTCCAGCCGCTCGGCATGATGGTCATCTTCCGCGTCTTCCATCCGGCCGAGCGGGGGAAGGGCTTCGGCATCTATGGCCTGGGAGTGATCCTGGCGCCGTCCATCGCGCCGGTGCTCGGCGGGCTGCTGGTCGATCTCTTCTCCTGGCGCGCAACCTTCCTGGTGGCGCTGCCGGTCTGCCTCGTGGCGGTCCCATGGCGCTCGTCCATCTGCCGGGCCGCGGCGACGGGCTGCCGGCACGCCGCCTCGACCTTGCCGGGCTGCTGCTGCTGGCGGGAACGCTGGCCGTCCTGCTCTGGGCCCTGTCGCGCGGCCTGCAGATCGGCTGGGACGAGCCGGTGGTGCGCGGCGGCCTCACCGCCGGGGGCGCCGGGCTGA
- a CDS encoding MFS transporter: MGWDEPVVRGGLTAGGAGLITFLLWEWFCPFPLLELRVFRSRSFVGGFVLTLSMGGGLYASTYLIPLYLQQVGHLSASTAGLMMLPAGLAMAATFPFAGRMTDRVSRAIPILCGGLLFAASCVLIALADLGTAVMLLALWILLGRIGLGLMMPPITAGALMTLEPHLVPQASGAVNFGRQLGGSFSVSLISIVLDAAAGTHAAGYALLDEAERRAALGHGFHVAFLALAGVLALSLLALLLMPRGPARDARQDGARDAR; this comes from the coding sequence ATCGGCTGGGACGAGCCGGTGGTGCGCGGCGGCCTCACCGCCGGGGGCGCCGGGCTGATCACCTTCCTGCTGTGGGAGTGGTTCTGTCCCTTCCCGCTGCTGGAACTGCGGGTCTTCCGCTCGCGCTCCTTCGTCGGCGGCTTCGTGCTGACCCTGTCGATGGGCGGCGGGCTCTATGCCTCGACCTATCTGATCCCGCTCTATCTGCAGCAGGTCGGGCATCTGAGCGCCAGCACCGCCGGCCTGATGATGCTGCCGGCCGGCCTCGCCATGGCGGCGACCTTTCCCTTCGCCGGCCGCATGACCGACCGGGTGTCGCGGGCCATCCCGATCCTGTGCGGCGGCCTCCTCTTCGCCGCCTCCTGCGTGCTGATCGCGCTGGCCGACCTCGGCACGGCCGTCATGCTGCTGGCCCTGTGGATCCTGCTCGGGCGCATCGGGCTCGGCCTGATGATGCCGCCGATCACCGCAGGCGCGCTGATGACGCTGGAGCCGCATCTGGTCCCACAGGCGTCGGGGGCGGTCAATTTCGGCCGCCAGCTCGGCGGGTCGTTCAGCGTCAGCCTGATCTCCATCGTGCTGGACGCCGCGGCGGGCACCCATGCCGCCGGCTATGCCCTGCTCGACGAGGCGGAGCGCCGGGCGGCGCTGGGTCACGGCTTCCACGTCGCCTTCCTCGCGCTGGCCGGCGTGCTGGCGCTCTCGCTGCTCGCCCTGCTGCTGATGCCGAGGGGCCCCGCGCGGGACGCGCGGCAAGATGGTGCGCGGGACGCGCGCTAG
- a CDS encoding aldehyde dehydrogenase family protein: MRQCLSFYIDGGWTEPAAGARRFDVINPATEQPSGVVALGGEPDVQRAVQAARRAFDRFSQSSLDERLDLLAAICAAYEKRMDDMADAITEEMGAPLAGLSKPAQARMGLSHFQHALRVARDYPFERIHGTTRIVREPIGVCALITPWNWPMNQIACKVAPALAAGCTMVLKPSEFAPYSARLFTEILHEAGVPAGVYNMIFGDGAEIGPVLSSHPLVDMVSLTGSTRAGASVLHAAADGIKRVSLELGGKSANILCESADLTRAVTHGVRSMMSNTGQSCNAPSRLFVPAARLAEVEALAVQVCAKLVVGDPRKPETNVGPIANRRQYERVVGLIRQGIEEGAVLLCGGPERPEGLDRGFFVRPTVFSRVTDDMTVVREEIFGPVLVIRPYDDLEEAIRSANDTPYGLSGYVSAGTVEEARAVARRLRTGMVHLNGASGDLGAPFGGYKQSGIGREWGEAGFEEFLETKSLFGSEPAPAK, encoded by the coding sequence ATGAGGCAGTGCCTGAGCTTCTACATCGACGGCGGCTGGACCGAGCCCGCCGCGGGCGCGCGGCGCTTCGACGTCATCAATCCGGCGACGGAGCAGCCGTCCGGCGTCGTGGCGCTGGGCGGGGAGCCGGACGTGCAGCGCGCCGTGCAGGCAGCCCGCCGCGCCTTCGACCGCTTCTCGCAGAGCAGCCTGGACGAGCGGCTCGACCTGCTGGCCGCGATCTGCGCCGCCTATGAGAAGCGCATGGACGACATGGCCGATGCCATCACCGAGGAGATGGGCGCGCCGCTCGCCGGCCTGTCGAAGCCCGCCCAGGCCAGGATGGGGCTGTCGCATTTCCAGCACGCCCTGCGCGTCGCCCGCGACTACCCGTTCGAGCGGATACACGGCACCACCCGCATCGTCCGCGAGCCCATCGGCGTCTGCGCGCTGATCACGCCGTGGAACTGGCCGATGAACCAGATCGCCTGCAAGGTTGCCCCGGCGCTGGCGGCCGGCTGCACCATGGTCCTGAAGCCCAGCGAGTTCGCCCCCTATTCGGCCCGTCTCTTCACGGAGATCCTGCACGAGGCCGGGGTGCCGGCCGGCGTCTACAACATGATCTTCGGCGACGGGGCGGAGATCGGTCCCGTCCTGTCCTCGCACCCGCTGGTCGACATGGTGTCGCTCACCGGCTCGACGCGGGCCGGCGCTTCGGTCCTCCACGCGGCGGCCGACGGCATCAAGCGCGTCTCGCTGGAGCTGGGCGGCAAGTCGGCCAACATCCTGTGCGAGAGTGCCGATCTCACCCGCGCGGTCACGCATGGCGTGCGGTCGATGATGTCCAACACCGGGCAGAGCTGCAACGCGCCGTCCCGCCTGTTCGTCCCCGCCGCCCGGCTGGCGGAGGTGGAGGCCCTGGCCGTCCAGGTCTGCGCCAAGCTGGTGGTCGGCGACCCGCGCAAGCCGGAGACCAATGTCGGTCCCATCGCCAACCGCCGCCAGTACGAGCGGGTGGTCGGCCTGATCCGCCAGGGCATCGAGGAGGGCGCGGTCCTGCTGTGCGGCGGACCGGAGCGGCCGGAGGGGCTCGATCGGGGCTTCTTCGTGCGCCCGACCGTGTTCAGCCGGGTCACCGACGACATGACCGTCGTGCGGGAGGAGATCTTCGGCCCGGTGCTGGTCATCCGCCCCTATGACGATCTGGAGGAGGCGATCCGCAGCGCCAACGACACCCCCTACGGCCTGTCGGGCTACGTGTCCGCCGGGACGGTGGAGGAGGCGAGGGCGGTCGCCCGCCGGCTGCGCACCGGCATGGTGCACCTGAACGGCGCCTCCGGCGACCTCGGCGCCCCCTTCGGCGGCTACAAGCAGTCGGGCATCGGGCGCGAGTGGGGCGAGGCCGGCTTCGAGGAGTTCCTGGAGACCAAGTCGCTGTTCGGCAGCGAGCCGGCTCCGGCGAAGTAG
- a CDS encoding efflux RND transporter periplasmic adaptor subunit has product MKPCRRLSLAVLAALSLGTAGVAAQQPQGGPPPAVTTAPVESRDVAPSSEFIGRVAAIQSFDARARVEGAVEKVVFQEGQDVREGDLLYAIEQGPFQASLDSAKAQLASAEAKLREAERAFNRAGELRERGNVSQAQYDQALAERDAAQAGVLQAQAQVRTAELNLGYTRVTSPIDGRVGATAVTQGNLVNPATGVLATVVQLDPIRVVFSVSDRDLLATQRQFDVRSPADAVDKFIPTLRFSDGSDYGEVGKVEFVDNRIDPQTGTIGIRALFPNPQRLLLPGQFVTVRVRRDEPEQRPVVPVAAIQQDQQGRYVLVLDQDNRVQQRRIEVGPQIEQVIAVEKGLNPGETVLVDGVQKVRPGMTVQPVASSQTAERPDAPRKGAPRKGE; this is encoded by the coding sequence ATGAAGCCCTGCCGCCGCCTTTCCCTTGCCGTCCTGGCCGCCCTGTCGCTCGGGACGGCGGGTGTCGCCGCGCAGCAGCCGCAGGGCGGGCCGCCGCCCGCGGTGACGACGGCCCCGGTGGAAAGCCGGGACGTGGCGCCCTCGTCCGAGTTCATCGGCCGCGTCGCCGCCATCCAGTCCTTCGATGCGCGGGCGCGCGTCGAGGGGGCGGTCGAGAAGGTGGTGTTCCAGGAAGGGCAGGACGTCCGCGAGGGCGACCTGCTCTACGCCATCGAGCAGGGGCCCTTCCAGGCGTCGCTCGACAGCGCCAAGGCCCAGCTTGCCAGTGCCGAGGCCAAGCTGCGCGAGGCCGAGCGGGCCTTCAACCGGGCGGGCGAACTGCGCGAGCGCGGCAACGTCTCGCAGGCGCAGTACGACCAGGCACTGGCCGAGCGCGACGCCGCCCAGGCCGGCGTCCTGCAGGCCCAGGCGCAGGTCCGCACCGCCGAGCTGAACCTCGGCTATACCCGCGTGACCAGCCCGATCGACGGGCGGGTCGGCGCCACGGCGGTGACGCAGGGCAACCTCGTCAATCCCGCCACCGGCGTGCTGGCCACGGTGGTGCAGCTCGACCCCATCCGGGTGGTCTTCTCGGTCAGCGACCGCGACCTGCTGGCGACCCAGCGCCAGTTCGACGTGCGCTCCCCCGCCGATGCGGTCGACAAGTTCATCCCGACGCTGCGCTTTTCCGACGGCTCCGATTACGGCGAGGTCGGCAAGGTGGAGTTCGTCGACAACCGCATCGACCCGCAGACCGGAACCATCGGCATCCGCGCCCTCTTCCCGAACCCGCAGCGCCTTTTGCTGCCCGGCCAGTTCGTGACGGTGCGCGTGCGGCGCGACGAGCCGGAGCAGCGCCCCGTCGTCCCGGTCGCCGCGATCCAGCAGGACCAGCAGGGCCGCTACGTGCTGGTGCTCGACCAGGACAACCGGGTGCAGCAGCGCCGCATCGAGGTCGGCCCGCAGATCGAGCAGGTGATCGCGGTGGAGAAGGGGCTGAACCCCGGCGAAACCGTCCTGGTGGACGGCGTGCAGAAGGTGCGGCCGGGCATGACGGTGCAGCCGGTCGCCTCCAGCCAGACGGCCGAGCGACCCGACGCCCCGCGCAAGGGCGCCCCCCGCAAGGGGGAGTAA